A genome region from Bacteroidia bacterium includes the following:
- a CDS encoding NAD-dependent epimerase, with amino-acid sequence MKRILVTGAAGFIGSHLVKKLIDRGDVVLGLDSINDYYDVNLKYSRLSEAGIEKNNIIENEIIQSTVYSNYSFIKSKLEDLTTIKNVFKIFKPDAICNLAAQAGVRYSLENPHAYINSNIIGFINLLEAAREFPVSHFVYASSSSVYGLNTKMPLSVSDNVDHPISLYAASKKSNELMAHTYSHLFNVPTTGLRFFTVYGPKGRPDMALFLFTKAIIEGKPIDVFNNGNMVRDFTYIDDIVEGITRVIDNPPTGQKEWNSEHPDPATSPAPYRLFNIGNSSPIKLMEYIGAIEEALGKKAIKNFLPLQLGDVPKTHADVTHLENAVGYKPATPVKEGIKRFVEWYKEYYK; translated from the coding sequence ATGAAAAGAATCCTTGTTACCGGTGCCGCTGGCTTTATAGGTTCGCACCTTGTTAAAAAATTAATTGACAGGGGAGATGTTGTTCTTGGCTTGGACAGTATTAACGATTATTACGATGTTAATCTTAAATATTCACGCTTAAGTGAAGCAGGTATTGAGAAAAATAACATTATAGAAAATGAAATAATTCAAAGCACTGTTTATTCAAATTATTCTTTTATTAAATCTAAACTCGAAGATTTAACAACGATTAAAAATGTATTTAAAATCTTTAAACCAGATGCTATTTGTAATCTTGCTGCTCAGGCTGGTGTCAGGTATTCTTTAGAAAATCCGCATGCTTATATAAACTCAAATATCATTGGCTTTATTAATTTGCTTGAAGCAGCTCGAGAATTTCCTGTTAGTCATTTTGTATATGCCAGCAGCTCCAGTGTGTATGGATTAAATACAAAGATGCCACTTTCTGTTTCCGATAATGTGGATCATCCAATAAGTTTATATGCAGCATCTAAAAAATCTAATGAGTTAATGGCTCATACATATAGTCATTTGTTTAATGTTCCAACAACGGGATTAAGGTTTTTTACAGTGTATGGACCAAAGGGAAGACCTGATATGGCATTGTTCCTTTTTACAAAAGCAATTATTGAAGGTAAGCCAATTGATGTTTTTAATAATGGCAACATGGTTCGCGATTTTACATATATTGATGATATTGTAGAAGGAATTACAAGAGTAATTGATAATCCTCCAACAGGACAAAAAGAATGGAATAGCGAACATCCCGACCCTGCAACATCTCCGGCACCTTACAGATTGTTTAATATTGGAAACTCATCGCCAATTAAACTTATGGAATATATTGGAGCTATTGAAGAGGCTTTAGGTAAGAAAGCAATAAAAAACTTTTTACCCTTGCAATTAGGTGATGTTCCAAAAACTCATGCCGATGTTACTCACCTCGAAAATGCAGTTGGTTACAAACCCGCAACTCCGGTTAAGGAAGGAATTAAAAGGTTTGTTGAGTGGTACAAAGAATATTACAAATAA
- a CDS encoding ArsR family transcriptional regulator, translated as MLDTLISSKTRLKLLLKFFLNSKSSAYLRGLECEFGESTNAIRIELNRFESAGLLETHMKGNKKIYQANPNHPIFPDIQNILKKFIGIDQIVDKILSRLGEIEKVYITGDFANGKDSQVIDLMIIANHLDRSYLSELIEKTEKLISRKIRYINMLPEEFLEYKKQKNGNESRLLIYSKDK; from the coding sequence ATGCTCGATACTTTAATTTCTTCCAAAACACGACTTAAGCTTTTGTTGAAATTTTTTCTTAACAGCAAGTCTAGTGCCTATTTACGTGGGCTAGAATGTGAATTTGGAGAATCAACAAATGCAATTCGTATTGAGCTAAATAGATTTGAGTCTGCCGGGTTACTTGAAACTCACATGAAAGGGAATAAGAAAATTTACCAGGCAAATCCTAATCATCCTATTTTCCCTGACATTCAAAATATTTTAAAGAAATTTATTGGAATTGATCAGATAGTTGATAAAATATTATCAAGATTAGGAGAAATTGAAAAAGTATATATTACCGGTGATTTTGCAAATGGAAAAGATAGTCAGGTGATAGATTTAATGATTATTGCAAATCACCTGGATCGCTCATATCTTTCTGAACTAATTGAGAAAACCGAGAAACTGATTAGTCGTAAAATAAGATATATTAATATGTTACCAGAAGAGTTTTTAGAGTATAAAAAACAAAAAAACGGAAACGAATCAAGGTTATTGATTTATTCTAAAGACAAATAA
- a CDS encoding UpxY family transcription antiterminator has protein sequence MLEKLTWFALYTRPRYEQKVHDELLQMGINAYVPTHKILKQWSDRKKIITEPLFKSYCFVQIKPALYLVPLKANGAVRYVWYDGKPAIVRDKEIEIIRLLCNSELEIDVVDLPLKKGQGVQITNGALTGLNGEYIKNAGKNKILVRIDSISHGLMVTIPQTHVIAC, from the coding sequence ATGTTAGAAAAACTTACATGGTTTGCTTTATACACAAGACCTCGCTATGAGCAGAAGGTTCATGATGAGCTTTTGCAAATGGGAATAAATGCATATGTTCCTACTCATAAAATTCTTAAACAGTGGAGTGATAGAAAGAAGATTATCACAGAACCTTTGTTCAAATCATATTGTTTTGTTCAGATTAAACCAGCGCTTTATCTTGTGCCATTAAAGGCTAATGGTGCCGTACGTTATGTTTGGTATGATGGAAAACCGGCTATAGTGCGCGATAAAGAAATAGAAATTATACGCTTACTTTGTAATTCTGAATTAGAAATTGATGTTGTTGATTTACCTTTAAAAAAAGGTCAGGGTGTGCAAATTACAAACGGTGCATTAACTGGTTTAAACGGAGAGTATATAAAAAATGCAGGAAAAAATAAGATATTAGTCAGAATTGATTCTATCAGTCATGGTTTGATGGTAACAATTCCGCAGACTCATGTAATTGCCTGCTGA
- a CDS encoding toxin-antitoxin system YwqK family antitoxin, producing the protein MNRISVIICFLMMSVFVFGQKDTINKVDANNQKQGYWVVNDENGKKVEEGKYLNNSKVGLWKSYFTDGTIKQEITFIDNKPDGYAKFYYPSGVVSEEGIWKGNKWVGEYKYFFPNGKPSYEWKYSEQGKRTGVQKYYHENGKIMIEGEWNEGKESGPIKEYDENGKLVAEKTFNNGLLDEASVKIYSPTNNTNNQVQENTNNVIINDNKTPVNNNVGLFTGNGFNITYTKDRKKEREGEWKDGKLIDGKRYYYDETGKLTKTSVYKNGNIVNIIYNE; encoded by the coding sequence ATGAATCGTATTAGTGTAATAATCTGTTTTTTAATGATGTCCGTTTTTGTGTTTGGACAAAAGGATACAATTAATAAAGTTGATGCAAATAATCAAAAACAAGGTTATTGGGTTGTTAACGATGAAAATGGCAAAAAAGTAGAAGAAGGAAAATATTTAAATAATTCAAAGGTTGGGTTATGGAAATCATATTTTACTGACGGAACTATAAAGCAAGAAATAACTTTTATTGATAATAAGCCGGATGGGTATGCTAAGTTTTATTATCCATCAGGTGTTGTAAGTGAAGAAGGGATATGGAAAGGAAATAAATGGGTAGGAGAGTATAAATATTTCTTCCCAAATGGAAAACCTTCATATGAGTGGAAATATAGCGAACAGGGTAAACGTACAGGTGTTCAAAAATATTACCACGAGAATGGTAAAATTATGATTGAAGGTGAGTGGAACGAAGGAAAAGAATCTGGTCCCATAAAAGAGTATGATGAAAACGGAAAATTAGTTGCAGAAAAAACATTTAATAATGGTTTGTTAGATGAAGCTAGTGTTAAAATATATTCACCTACAAATAATACTAATAATCAGGTACAGGAAAATACTAACAATGTAATTATAAATGACAATAAAACTCCGGTTAATAATAACGTAGGATTATTTACAGGAAATGGCTTTAATATTACATACACAAAAGACAGAAAGAAAGAGCGCGAAGGTGAGTGGAAAGATGGTAAACTAATTGACGGTAAGCGTTATTACTATGACGAAACAGGAAAGCTCACAAAAACTTCAGTTTATAAAAATGGTAATATTGTAAATATTATCTATAACGAGTAG
- a CDS encoding ATP-binding protein, whose protein sequence is MKDIEPITPKPNKGKHFIQQLIDRGEGKNLDFKFEISDAKKIARSLAAFANTDGGTLLVGVKDNGIIAGVRSDEEIYMIQAATDMYCKPKLPVNVQSWNINGRIVLEVIVTKSKTIPHLVQDENKQWNAWIRVNDQNIIANKVLIKIWEITKNKKGIKLQYSKNEEALLHYLFEYGKITLTGFCKLAFISEVDAIEIISRLVILDILKMEISDANTNYLLYNNFKIEDYIN, encoded by the coding sequence GTGAAAGATATTGAACCAATTACACCAAAGCCAAATAAAGGGAAACACTTTATTCAACAATTAATTGACAGGGGCGAAGGTAAGAATCTAGATTTTAAATTCGAAATATCTGACGCAAAAAAAATTGCTCGCTCACTTGCAGCCTTTGCAAATACTGATGGAGGAACACTTTTAGTTGGTGTAAAAGATAATGGGATAATTGCCGGTGTAAGAAGTGATGAAGAAATTTACATGATTCAGGCTGCTACTGATATGTATTGCAAGCCAAAACTTCCGGTAAATGTTCAATCCTGGAATATCAATGGTAGAATTGTGCTTGAAGTAATTGTTACAAAAAGTAAAACAATACCTCATTTAGTTCAGGATGAAAATAAACAATGGAATGCATGGATAAGAGTTAATGATCAAAATATTATTGCAAATAAAGTTCTTATTAAAATATGGGAAATAACAAAGAACAAAAAAGGTATTAAGTTGCAATACAGTAAAAATGAAGAAGCATTACTACATTATCTTTTTGAATATGGAAAAATTACTTTAACCGGTTTTTGTAAACTTGCATTTATTTCTGAAGTTGACGCAATAGAAATAATTTCAAGATTAGTTATTCTTGATATTTTAAAAATGGAAATATCAGATGCAAATACTAACTATTTATTATATAATAATTTTAAAATAGAAGATTACATAAATTAA
- a CDS encoding chorismate synthase, producing the protein MNSFGRIFCVQIFGESHGLVVGVIIDGCPAGIHLTVSDFLHDINRRKSGKLGTTTRKEDDLPEIISGVFNDFTTGSPITILFHNKDIKSDDYSNLKFHPRPGHADFTGNVKYKGFNDYRGGGHFSGRLTLPVVAAGVIAKKILNNVEIKSRIVEVGGNFNVEEAIKSAQNNNESIGGIIECTAEKIPVGWGEPFFDSVESVISHLAFSIPAIKGIEFGNGFLSAKIVGSLNNDVIIDEKGTTNTNNSGGISGGITNGNQLLYRVAVKPASSIGKPQTAFNFEEKQLKTLEVKGRHDTCIALRVPVIIEAITAIALADFKLMSGLTD; encoded by the coding sequence ATGAATAGCTTTGGCAGAATCTTTTGTGTTCAAATATTTGGTGAATCGCATGGCTTGGTAGTTGGTGTGATTATCGATGGTTGTCCTGCCGGAATACATTTGACTGTAAGTGATTTTCTGCATGATATAAATAGAAGGAAATCAGGAAAGTTAGGCACAACAACACGCAAAGAAGATGATTTGCCTGAGATTATTTCAGGTGTATTTAATGATTTTACTACAGGAAGTCCAATTACTATTTTATTTCATAACAAAGATATAAAATCTGATGATTATAGTAATTTAAAATTTCATCCTCGTCCTGGTCATGCCGATTTTACTGGCAATGTAAAGTATAAGGGATTTAATGATTATAGAGGTGGCGGACATTTTTCAGGCAGATTAACATTGCCGGTTGTTGCTGCTGGTGTTATTGCAAAAAAAATTCTTAACAATGTAGAAATAAAATCAAGAATTGTTGAAGTAGGTGGAAATTTTAATGTTGAAGAAGCTATAAAATCTGCTCAAAATAATAATGAATCTATTGGCGGAATTATTGAATGTACTGCAGAAAAAATTCCTGTTGGTTGGGGCGAACCTTTTTTCGATTCTGTAGAATCTGTTATTTCTCATCTTGCTTTTTCTATTCCTGCTATTAAGGGGATTGAATTTGGAAACGGATTTTTGTCTGCAAAGATTGTTGGTAGTCTTAATAATGATGTTATTATAGATGAAAAAGGAACAACAAATACAAATAATTCCGGTGGTATTAGTGGAGGAATAACAAATGGCAATCAATTATTGTATAGAGTTGCTGTAAAGCCCGCTTCAAGTATTGGCAAGCCTCAAACAGCATTTAACTTTGAAGAAAAGCAACTTAAAACCCTTGAAGTAAAAGGACGACATGATACTTGTATTGCTTTACGTGTTCCTGTTATTATTGAGGCAATAACAGCAATAGCATTAGCCGATTTTAAATTAATGTCAGGGCTCACCGATTAA
- a CDS encoding FKBP-type peptidyl-prolyl cis-trans isomerase yields the protein MEISKNKVVELSYKLHLDSFKGELAEEVNEENPFTFIFETGDMLEAFEANIKGLKKGDTFKFKVDHKEAYGEVENENIVDLPKNIFEVDGKFNEDFIFVGAQVPMKDEEGNEFDGFIVEIGKTKVKVDFNHPLAGEDLYFEGKVLNVRTATKEEISHGHVHGHGGHDHH from the coding sequence ATGGAAATATCTAAAAACAAAGTAGTTGAATTGAGCTACAAACTTCATCTTGATAGTTTTAAAGGAGAATTAGCAGAGGAAGTTAACGAAGAAAACCCTTTTACTTTTATTTTTGAAACAGGCGATATGCTTGAAGCATTTGAAGCAAATATTAAAGGATTAAAAAAAGGAGACACTTTTAAATTTAAAGTTGATCATAAAGAAGCTTATGGCGAAGTAGAAAATGAGAATATTGTTGATTTACCAAAAAATATTTTTGAAGTTGATGGTAAATTTAATGAAGATTTTATTTTTGTTGGTGCACAGGTTCCGATGAAAGATGAGGAAGGCAATGAATTTGATGGTTTTATTGTTGAGATTGGAAAAACAAAAGTAAAAGTAGATTTTAATCATCCTCTGGCAGGTGAAGATTTATATTTTGAAGGAAAAGTACTTAATGTTAGAACTGCTACAAAAGAAGAAATAAGTCACGGACATGTTCACGGACATGGCGGGCACGATCACCATTGA
- a CDS encoding HU-CCDC81 and SPOR domain-containing protein: MNIVEHIGRLLFKYDCVIVPDFGGFIANYRSANIKSDSHVFSPPAKTIVFNSTLNSNDGLLVNYISTCENISYSDARIEIANFVNFLKTDLNNNKTVVFEGIGNFAKQSENIVFTPDNTINRLIEAFGLPMLQMPIDYNEFTKPIFSIPSSGKGNIVKKVLVTIPVVLVLALLPLKMSKIPFSTSTTSFYSQSNSTSNLLNNPSSLSDVIDKLTDTKYALYYSESKPNKTNIEKSISIDTIINQSEVAIKSEKKEIAVKENLPSETITTAKQNKKYFIIAGSFVEMSRVNVFNKELVSKNFSPELVKRDGKLRVAVGSFITSEEANKALNEFRAQHPEYPVWLLSI; the protein is encoded by the coding sequence ATGAACATTGTTGAGCATATAGGAAGGTTATTGTTTAAATATGACTGTGTTATAGTACCTGACTTTGGTGGATTTATAGCAAATTACAGGTCAGCAAATATAAAGTCAGATTCTCATGTTTTCTCACCTCCGGCAAAAACAATTGTTTTTAATAGCACATTAAATTCTAATGATGGATTGCTGGTTAACTATATATCAACCTGCGAAAATATAAGCTATTCTGATGCACGTATTGAGATAGCAAACTTTGTAAACTTTTTAAAAACTGACCTGAATAATAATAAGACAGTTGTTTTTGAAGGTATTGGAAATTTCGCAAAACAATCCGAAAATATAGTTTTTACTCCTGACAATACTATTAACAGGTTAATTGAAGCTTTTGGTTTACCAATGCTTCAAATGCCTATTGATTATAACGAGTTTACAAAACCAATTTTCTCCATTCCTTCCTCAGGAAAAGGAAATATTGTTAAAAAAGTACTTGTTACAATTCCAGTTGTATTAGTTTTAGCATTACTGCCTTTAAAGATGAGTAAAATCCCATTCTCTACAAGTACTACCAGTTTTTACTCTCAATCAAATTCAACTAGTAATTTATTAAATAACCCTTCTTCTTTGTCTGATGTTATTGATAAATTAACAGATACAAAATATGCATTATATTACTCAGAATCTAAGCCAAATAAAACAAACATAGAAAAATCTATTTCAATTGATACTATTATAAATCAATCAGAAGTAGCAATTAAATCAGAAAAAAAAGAGATTGCTGTAAAAGAAAACTTACCATCAGAAACAATCACAACTGCAAAACAAAATAAAAAATACTTTATAATTGCAGGCTCTTTTGTAGAAATGAGTAGAGTTAATGTTTTTAATAAAGAATTAGTAAGTAAAAACTTTAGTCCTGAATTAGTAAAACGCGATGGTAAGTTAAGAGTTGCTGTTGGCTCATTTATTACATCAGAAGAGGCAAATAAAGCACTAAACGAATTCAGAGCACAGCATCCCGAATATCCAGTATGGTTATTAAGTATTTGA
- a CDS encoding site-specific integrase: MNLQRYTIKLYLKETVKKNKGFPIYLRLIVNREKAEYFTNEYIKKEHWLQDTEQSDNSKALNQRLINIKKRVTGTIEEFENKNKAYTAKQIIHHLKGIGENYSTILYFIKSFIEEMKRTPATHSPDKIKHYTTTYYYLIKFLLHKRGITFENDDFLKEYDITKIDIEIRTIDLNMIKEFDDFLKNYKSKISKRTLLRNYVNKHHQRLNYILNKALAEEKATINPYSDFILHYDKTQRAYLTNEEITKLEEGNLGGNDGLTKVRDIFLFSIYTGLRFGEAITLTPDNIIQSGKKLLINYQVEKKYVNSNNIPEIKKINHSIPLLKKAKEIYDKYKYLHNITGYILPTYSNQKVNAYLKVIAELCGINKSLTHHSARHTLATTILLENDVPIEIVSKWLGHEKISTTQIYGHISPKLLQKQAEKLDRKLK, encoded by the coding sequence ATGAATCTACAACGATATACCATTAAACTGTATTTAAAAGAAACTGTTAAAAAAAATAAAGGATTTCCGATTTATTTAAGATTAATAGTAAATAGAGAAAAAGCTGAATATTTCACAAACGAATATATAAAGAAAGAGCACTGGCTTCAAGATACAGAACAATCCGACAACAGTAAAGCATTAAATCAAAGATTAATTAATATTAAGAAAAGAGTAACTGGTACTATAGAAGAATTTGAGAACAAGAATAAGGCTTATACAGCAAAACAGATTATACATCATTTAAAAGGAATAGGAGAAAATTATAGCACCATACTATACTTTATTAAGTCTTTTATCGAAGAAATGAAACGAACACCAGCAACTCATTCTCCTGATAAAATAAAACACTATACAACTACATACTACTATCTGATTAAATTCTTGCTTCATAAAAGAGGAATAACGTTTGAAAATGATGATTTTCTTAAAGAGTATGATATAACCAAAATCGATATTGAAATCAGAACAATTGATTTAAATATGATAAAAGAATTTGATGATTTCCTGAAGAATTATAAAAGTAAAATATCCAAAAGAACTCTACTAAGAAACTATGTAAATAAACATCATCAACGATTAAATTACATTCTAAACAAGGCTCTGGCAGAAGAAAAAGCAACGATTAATCCATATAGTGATTTTATATTGCATTATGATAAAACTCAAAGAGCATACCTTACGAATGAAGAAATAACCAAATTGGAGGAAGGTAATTTAGGTGGGAATGATGGGTTAACAAAGGTCCGTGATATTTTTCTATTTAGCATTTACACTGGATTACGATTTGGTGAAGCTATTACTCTGACACCTGATAATATTATTCAATCTGGTAAAAAATTATTAATCAATTATCAAGTAGAAAAGAAATATGTTAATTCAAATAACATCCCCGAAATAAAAAAAATAAATCACTCCATACCATTACTTAAAAAAGCCAAAGAAATATACGATAAATACAAATATTTGCACAATATTACAGGCTATATTTTACCTACTTATAGCAATCAAAAAGTTAATGCATATTTAAAAGTTATTGCTGAATTGTGTGGAATTAACAAATCACTTACACATCATTCTGCAAGGCATACTCTTGCCACAACCATATTGCTTGAAAACGATGTTCCAATTGAAATTGTCAGCAAATGGCTTGGACATGAAAAAATCTCAACTACACAAATTTATGGTCATATATCACCAAAATTACTGCAAAAACAAGCCGAAAAATTAGATCGTAAATTAAAATAA